A region of the Pseudomonas asiatica genome:
ACTGGGCCGGGCTGCGGCCGGGGTCGCCGGAAGGTATTCCGTATATCGGGCCGGTGCCGGGGCATGCGGGGTTGTGGTTGAACTGCGGGCATTACCGCAACGGGCTGGTGCTGGCGCCGGCTTCGTGCCAGCTGTTTACCGACCTGTTGACCGGGGCAGAGCCGATCATTGACCCGGCGCCGTATGCGCCAGCCGGGCGGTTGAGCTGAGGGCCTCTTCGCGGGTAAACCCGCTCCCACATCTATGGTCCTCCCAGTTTCTGCAATACTGAATCTGGATGCGTAGTTGGCTTGCCGCAATCTATTCGGCGTCGAAGGGTTAAGGTTCGCGCCTTGATGAAAATCGCGCCTGACGATCCTGATTAGGTAAATCGGCTTTAGAGCCGCGTGGGAGCCCAGGTTTTTCGTCAGGTCGGTTGGCCGTTTACGTCATCTGTTATCCAGCATCGCAAAAACCGTTGGGTGGTGCTTGGTAGCGCAGGGTCAAGCGTTCTGTGCGCTTGGCCCTGCTTCATAAATGCCATGGCTATGTGCGATTGCCCAAGCTATCCGTGCTAACCGGTTCGCCAAGGCACACACAACCACATTCGGGTGATGACGAGTCAGCAACACTCTCACCCAGTCAGCCAATCGCCCAGATTGCTTATCCAGGTGGTTGATGAAGGTATGGCTGCACTGCACCAGTAGCCGTCGCTGATTGCGATCACCGCGTTTGCTGATACCCAGCAAGCGCGGTTTCCCGCCGGTGGTCAGCTGCTTGGGCACCAGGCCTATCGAGGCCGAATAGTCACGTCCTCGTTTGAACTGCTTACCGTCACCTAATTCTGCAGCCAGGGCGCTGGAGGTGATCGGTCCAATACACGGTATGGTCATCAAACGGGTTGCCAGATCATCTCCAGCGACCTGGCTCTCCAGCTCTTTGGTGAGTGCCTTGACCTGTTCGTCGAGGTAGTTGAAGTGCGCATGAAACTGTTCGAAAAGGCGAATGACCGAGCCAGGAGCATGAAGTTTTTCCAAGGTTTCCGGTAACTCTCTGACCGACTTGAAGGTTGGCGCCAGGCTAACGCCCCACTCAAGCAGGAA
Encoded here:
- a CDS encoding IS110 family transposase, which produces MNTQNLALTSLDLGKNCFHFHGQDSRGQYLFRSKISRSKVFSYIAQLPPCTLAMEACGGAHFMARFAASCGHQPKLIAAQHVRPYVKSNKNDYTDAEAIGEAASRSAMRFVAIKSEAQQALSMLNMTREAFIRDRTATVNRIHAFLLEWGVSLAPTFKSVRELPETLEKLHAPGSVIRLFEQFHAHFNYLDEQVKALTKELESQVAGDDLATRLMTIPCIGPITSSALAAELGDGKQFKRGRDYSASIGLVPKQLTTGGKPRLLGISKRGDRNQRRLLVQCSHTFINHLDKQSGRLADWVRVLLTRHHPNVVVCALANRLARIAWAIAHSHGIYEAGPSAQNA